From the Amia ocellicauda isolate fAmiCal2 chromosome 21, fAmiCal2.hap1, whole genome shotgun sequence genome, one window contains:
- the socs4 gene encoding suppressor of cytokine signaling 4 — translation MSEKKARNADVRPKCNRSRSADSYAWSGKKRSRGVCSETAMGISEGEGAEHMGRSASCPRRRRERKCSCDGDCEPPCRKALSRRSLRQKFQDAVGQCFPIRTHHHHQPGAPRPLSVLLWSKRKIHVSELMQDKCPFSPKSELAHCWHLIKKHTSQQGSGKGLGAEGHGERRSASPPPLISWEEISSLRSHGGGECNFEDWELSNPSEASPLTGSIPCLVPDLLQINNSSCYWGVLDRYEAEELLEGQPEGTFLLRDSAQEEFLFSVSFRRYSRSLHARIEQSGKRFSFDGRDPCVYRDPSVTGLLQHYSDPATCLFFEPLLSRPLPRTFPFSLQHLCRAVICSRTTYQAIDTLPLPTSLRDYLRQYHYKSAGACAV, via the coding sequence ATGTCTGAAAAGAAAGCCCGGAACGCAGACGTCCGTCCAAAATGTAACCGCAGCAGGAGCGCAGATAGCTATGCCTGGAGCGGCAAGAAGCGCTCCCGTGGAGTCTGCAGCGAGACGGCCATGGGCATCTCTGAAGGGGAGGGGGCTGAGCACATGGGGCGCTCCGCTTCCTGTCCTCGGAGGCGACGGGAGAGAAAGTGCAGCTGTGATGGGGACTGTGAGCCGCCCTGTCGCAAGGCCCTGTCCCGCCGGTCCCTGAGGCAGAAGTTCCAGGACGCAGTGGGCCAGTGTTTCCCCATCCgcacccaccaccaccaccagcctgggGCCCCTCGGCCACTCTCGGTGCTGCTCTGGTCCAAACGCAAGATCCATGTCTCCGAGCTCATGCAGGACAAATGCCCTTTCTCGCCTAAATCTGAGCTGGCCCACTGCTGGCACCTGATCAAGAAGCACACCTCGCAGCAGGGCAGCGGTAAAGGGTTGGGGGCTGAAGGCCACGGAGAGCGCCGCTCTGCCTCTCCCCCACCTCTGATTTCTTGGGAGGAGATCAGCTCCCTGCGGTCACATGGAGGAGGGGAGTGCAACTTTGAGGACTGGGAACTCTCCAATCCTTCGGAGGCTTCTCCTCTGACTGGTTCCATCCCCTGCCTGGTACCCGACCTCCTCCAAATCAACAACAGCTCCTGCTACTGGGGCGTGCTGGATCGCTACGAGGCTGAGGAGCTACTGGAAGGCCAACCAGAGGGAACCTTCTTGCTCAGAGACTCTGCCCAAGAGGAATTCCTCTTCTCTGTCAGCTTCCGCCGCTACAGCCGCTCCCTCCACGCCCGCATCGAGCAGAGCGGTAAGCGCTTCAGCTTTGACGGCAGGGACCCCTGTGTGTACCGGGACCCCAGTGTCACAGGGCTGCTGCAGCACTACAGCGACCCGGCCACCTGCCTCTTCTTCGAGCCCCTGCTCTCCCGGCCGCTGCCTCGCACCTTCCCCTTCTCCCTGCAGCACCTCTGCAGGGCTGTAATCTGCAGCCGTACCACGTATCAGGCCATCGACACCCTGCCTCTGCCCACCTCCCTGCGGGATTACCTCAGACAATACCATTACAAGAGCGCCGGGGCCTGTGCTGTTTAG